One Actinomycetospora corticicola genomic window, CTGCTGCGCGTCCACGTGGTGGACGGGCGGCTGCGCCGGACGTCGCGGGACGGCGTGGTGGGCGATGCCCCCGGCGTCCTCGAGGACCACGCGGCGCTGGCGGAGGGGCTGCTCGCGCTGCACCAGGCGACCGGGGAGGCCCGGTGGCTCGACGAGGCGTGCCGGCTGCTCGACCTCGCCCTGACCCACTTCGCCGACGCCGACCCCGGCCTGTTCTGGGACACCGCCGACGACGCCGAGGCACTCGTCAGCCGCCCGCGGGAGATCACCGACGGCGCCACACCGTGCGGCTCGTCGGTGCTGACCGCCGCCCTGCTGACGGCGTCCGTGCTCGTCGGTCCGGAGCGCTCCGCCCGGTACCGCGAGGCCGCCGACGCGGCCCTCACGACGGCGGGCACCCTGCTCGCCCGCCACGCCCGGTTCGCGGGCGGGTGGGCCGCGGCCGCGGAGGCGTCCCTGACGGGCCCGCTGCAGGTCGCGGTGGTCGGTGCGAGCCCGGCGGACCGGGAGACCCTGCTGGTCGCCGCCCGTCGCCACGCCCCGGGCGGGACCGTCGTGATCGGCGGCGAGCCCGACGCCCCGGGCGTCCCGTTGCTGGCCGCCCGCCCCCTCGTCGACGGCGGGCCCGCCGCCTACGTGTGTCGCGGGTTCGTCTGCGAGCGGCCCGTGACCACGCCCGACGAGCTCGCCGGGGCCCTGCACGCGGGCTGACCGCCGCCCCGAGGTGCACACCAGGCAGCCCCGACGGCTCGGGAGCCTGCCTGACGTGGACCTCGCGGCGGGTCGCCCCACCCGAGGGGAGGGGCGTCCGCTCACCGCGAACCGGCTCGACCGCTGCACCCTCGTAATGCTGTAATCAATGCATCGCACGACGGCGACGCACGAAGGAGCCGATGATGATGGTGGGACGAGGACACCGGGGACGCCCGAGCGGCGGGGGACGGGTCGGTCGGGGCGGACGCCCCGCGAACGACCTCCCCGCGGTCGACGACCTCGAGGCCTGGCTGGCCGGGCGGCTACCCGACGGCTGGTTCGTGGGCACCCCCGAGGTGACCGTGGACCGCGAGGAGATCCTGATCGTCGGGCAGCTGGCCGCCCCCGAGGTCGAGGGCGACGCCGCCGCCCGGGCCGCGAGCGCGGTCGGACGGATCAGCCGGTTCCGCGAGGAGTCCCGCGAGGACCGGATGGAGATCGCACGGCAGGCCGAGCACCGCTACGGGCGCAAGGTCGCGTGGGGCGCGCGGATCGCGGACGGCGACGGCGGGGTGGAGGAGCTCTTCACCACGCTGTCGGTGCCGGTGATGACGCGGCTGCGCCAGCCGGAGCGTCGGGTGCTGGACACGCTGGTCGACGCCGGGGTGGCGCGCTCGCGCTCGGAGGCGCTGGCCTGGGCGGTCGCCCTGGTCGGGGAGCACACCGAGCCGTGGCTCGCGGAGCTCCGCGAGGCGATGAGCACGGTGGACGAGCTCCGCACCCGGGGGCCGCGCCTGGACCCCCTATCGGCGTCCTCGGATGCATTGTCGGGAGCTACGGCGGAGGAGATCCCGGAGGAGACGCCCGAGGAACAGGACGGGCCCGGCGGGGATCAGGCGTAGAGGATCAGCCAGATCGCGATGTGGTGACAGATCGCGGCGACGACGGTCGCCGCGTGGAAGAACTCGTGGTAGCCGAAGGTGTTCGGCCAGCCGCGCGGTCGCCGCAGGGCGAAGCCCACGGCGCCGAGGGTGTAGAACGCGCCGCCCACCACGAGCAGCACGAACGCGGCGACGCCGCCGCGGGCGAGCAGGTCGGGGAGCACGAACACCGCGACCCAGCCGAGGGCCAGGTAGATCGGGACGCCGATCCACCGCGACGTGTGCGGGCGCAGCAGCTTGAGGGCCGCGCCCGCGAGGGCGCCGACCCAGACGACGGCGAGGACGATCAGGCCGGTGGTCTCGGGCAGCGCCAGCACCGCGAAGGGCGTGTACGTCCCGGCGATGAACACGAAGATCATCGCGTGGTCGAGGCGCTTCATCGTGGTGCGGGCGCGGACCGAGGTCCACGACCTCCGGTGGTAGAGCGCGCTGACCCCGAAGACGCCGAGCACCGTCGCCGAGTACACGGCGACCGCAGCGGCGGCCTCGCCCGACACCGTGGCGCCGGCGAGGGCGATCAGCGTGGCCCCGGCGGCGATGCCCACGGCGAAGGACCACAGGTGCAGCCAGCCCCGCAGCCGCGGCTTGACGGGCGTCGTCCGGTGGGAGTCGACGATGGTCACGCCTGCAGAGAGTAGGACAACGGGCTGTGAATGCGGAGAACTCCCGTGGTCGAGTGGGTGACGAGGGGGTCCGGGCGGGGTGGGTGGCCGCGTAGCCTGGCCGCCCGTGAGCGTGCGCGACAACATCCGTGAGGTGGCCTACTCGCTCTACGAGCGACGGCTGCGTCGCAAGGTCGCCGCCAGCCACCCGCCCCGTCACGTCGGGGTGATCCTCGACGGCAACCGCCGCTGGGCGAAGGAGGTCGGCCTCACCGACCCCAGCGACGGGCACCGGGTCGGGGCCCGCAAGATCGTCGACATGCTCGACTGGGCCGACGAGGCCGGCGTCGAGGTCGTCACGCTCTTCATGCTCTCCACCGACAACGTCGGTCGGCCGCCGGCGGAGCTCGAGGCGCTGCTGGAGATCATCGCCACCGCCGTGGAGGGCCTCGCCGCGCCGGACCGGGACTGGCGGCTGCGCATCGTCGGTTCCCTGGACCTGGTGCCGGCCCCGACCGCCGCGCGGTTGACGGCGGCGGCGGACTCGACGCAGGGCCGCACGGGACTGCAGGTCAACGCGGCCGTCGGCTACGGCGGACGGCAGGAGATCGCGGACGCGGTGCGCAAGCTGCTGCTGCGCCACGCGGAGGCGGGGACGTCGATCGAGGAGCTCGCCGAGGTCCTCGACGTCGACCACATCGCGGAGAACCTCTACACGACGGGCCAGCCCGACCCGGACCTGGTGATCCGGACCTCGGGGGAGCAGCGGCTCTCGGGGTTCCTCATGTGGCAGTCGGTGTACTCGGAGTTCTATTTCACCGAGGCGTTCTGGCCGCAGTTCCGGCGCATCGATTTCCTGCGGGCGCTGCGGGACTATTCCGAACGCAATCGCCGGTACGGCGGATAGGGCGCACAGCACGACGCACCGGCGCACCCGTGCCATCCCCCGATGGGCACGGATACGCCGGTGCGTCGCCGTTCATGCATCAACTCTTCCCGACGGCGGGTGCGGGTCCGCTCCCACACTTTCCGCGTCCGTCGTCCGGGGAGATCAGGTCGTGCTCGTCGAACACACGTCGGCGGGTGCGGAGCCGCTCCCAGGGCTCCGGCACCCGCCGTCGTGGAGCGGATCAGCCGTTGACGGCGCCCAGGAGGCCGATCGCGGCGCTGATCGGGGCCTGGACGTTCGTGTTGCCCAGGTTCACGAGGCCGGTCTGGTCGCCGAAGAAGCCCTGCTCGTTGCTGGCCGACGGGCTGAAGTCGTCGTCGCTGAAGCGGATGTTGCCGCGGTCGTTGTCACGGTCACGGTCGCCGTGGTGGTGGCCGTGGTCGTGGCCGCGGTCCCAGCTGTGGTCGTGGCCGGTGGAGGAGGGCATGTCGCCCGCGAACGCGGTCCCGGAGAGCGCCGCCACGCCCGCCGCGGTACCCAGCACGATCATTCCCGCCTTCTTCAGCAGCATTCGAGATTCTCCTCAGGAGTGTGTGGTTCCCCGATTCGGTACCGGGGAGCCGCTTTCGTGTTTTCCGATCTCACGGACGGTGTGACCGGATGACATGAACTCTAACGGGGCGACCCCGACGAAGGATTCGCCGGTTACCCGATCGAGTGGCACCTACTTCACACTGCGACTTGAGTGCATTCTCCGGGTGAGACGTGCTGCAGAAGGCGGTCCGACCGGCGCCCGGTGAGCGCATTCAGCTGTCGCTGCGTGATCCACCTCGACACCCGACCGTCGTATTCAGCGACGCGGTGTCCGCTCCGAGGCCCGATCCGGCGACGACGGGTAACGTTCCCCGACGGTGGACGGAACGGACGACGACGGCCTCGACGGGGTCGCTCGGGCCTACGTGCGGCTCGGCCTGCGCCTCGGACGCGTGGTGCCCGGCCTCGTCGACGCCCACCTCGGTGACGCCGCCGAGGCGGAGCGTGCGGAGGCGGGCCCGCCCCCCGATCCGGTCGCCCTGGGCAGGGAGGCGGTCGCGCTGCGCCACCGGCTCGCGGGCCGGTCCGGACGGCGGGTGGAGTACCTCGACGCGCAGCTCGCGGCCTGCGAGGTCGTCGCACAGCGGGCGGCCGGCGGCGAGGCGGAGTTCTCCGCGGAGGTCCGCGGGTGTCTGGGCGTCACGATCGCGCCGGGCGACCAGGACCACTACCGCGCCGCCCACGACGACCTGGCCGCCCTGCTCGGCGTCCCGCTGCGTCGGTTGCCCGCCGCGATGGCCGCGTTCCGCGACGCCGACCGGGTGCCGGCCGCGGTCCTGCGTGAGGCGACCGCGGCGGTGCTGGCGGGGCTGCGGGAGGCGACCGCGGACGCCGTCGGGCTGCCGGCGGGGGAGCGGGTCGACCTCGAGGTGGTGGCGGGCGCGCCGTGGGCCGGGTTCACCCGGCGGACCGGACCGCGCCGCTCGGTCATGCAGGTCGCGGTGGACGCCGGGCACCGCTGGAGCCACCTGGCCCTGCTCGCCGCGCACGAGGCCTACCCGGGCCACCACACCGAGGCGGCCCGGACCGAGGGCACCCGCCTCCCCGAGCGCACGCTGCTGCTCGCGCGGACCCCGCAGAGCCTCGTCGCCGAGGGGGCGGCGGAGCTGGGGCTCGAGGCCGTCGTCGGGCCGGACTGGGGACGGTGGTCCGCGGAGCGCCTCGCCCACGTCGCCGGGGCGCCCGGGCCGGACCGGGCCGCGCTGGGGCAGGCCCTCGAGACCGCGAGCGAGCCGCTCGCGAGCGTCCGCCAGGACGCCGCGCTGCTCCTGCACGGTTCGTCGGCACCCGACCGGGAGCACCGGGCGCGGGCCCACCTGCGGCGCTGGCTGCTGGTCGACGACGACCGCGCCGGCCGCATGCTGGGGTTCCTGCTGCACCCGCGCTGGCGGGTCCACACCACCACCTACGTCGAGGGAGCCCGCCTGGTGCGGCCCTGGCTCGCGGCGCGGCCGCCCGGTACGAGCGCGGGGACGCGCTTCGCGCGCCTGCTCGACGAGTCCTGGACCCCGGCGATGCTCCGCCGCGAGATCGAGGTGGCGGCCCGCGGCGAGCGGTACCCCCGACACGTCGACGACACGCCGATGTCGCCCAGCGTGTGACCTCCGACCCGAAATTGTCACGCTCGGCGCGCGACAACGACCGGTCACCGGCTGTACCGTCCGCCTCGACGGCGCCGTAGCGGATGCGGACCGTCCGGGGAGGCCGGAGAACGTGACGGGTCGGTTCGGGACACGGTGCCGTGGCACCGCCGGAGCTGCGGGGTCCGCCCCCGGCCCGGCGGCCCGTGGTCCCGTCGAACGGGCCGACGCGGCGGGAGGGCCGGCACCCGGTCCTCGTGCACGGCGTCGGAGAGGGAGGTCCCCCGGCGGGGGCCCGCCTCGACGGCACCGCATCACGACCTAGGTCAACTCGTCCCAGCGAGGACTCCGGTCGTGGGTGTCGCGACCGGCACGAGGGAGTAGCCGTGAGCGCAGAGCACGTCGCACAGCCCCCGTCGGTCACCCCGATCACGTACGTCCTGGACACCTCGGTCCTGCTCAGCGACCCGTGGGCCCCCACCCGCTTCGCCGAGCACGAGGTGGTCGTGCCGCTGGTCGTCATCACCGAGCTGGAGGGCAAGCGCCACCACCCGGAGCTCGGGTGGTTCGCCCGGGAGGCCCTGCGCCTCCTCGACGACCTCCGCATCCGGCACGGCCGGTTGGACCAGCCGATCGCGGTCACGCCCGAGGGCGGATCCCTGCGCATCGAGCTGAACCACACCGACCCGTCGGTCCTGCCCGCGGGCTTCCGCACCGGGGAGAACGACGCGCGCATCCTCGCGTGCGCCGCGAACCTCGCGAAGGAGGGCGCCCGGGTCACCCTGGTCACCAAGGACATGCCGCTGCGCGTCAAGGCGGCGGCGGTCGGGTTGCCGGCCGACGAGTACCACGCCCAGGACGTCGTGACGTCGGGCTGGACCGGCATGGCCGAGGTGACCGCCGACCCGCGCGAGATCGCCGACCTGTTCGCCGAGGGCCTGACCGACGTCGAGGCGGCCCGCGACCTGCCCTGCCACACCGGGCTGCGGCTGCTCGCGGGCGGCTCCTCCGCCCTCGGGCGCGTCACCCCGGACAAGCAGGTGCGCCTCGTCCGTGGCGACCGTGACGTCTTCGGGCTGCACGGGCGCTCCGCCGAGCAGCGCATCGCGATCGACCTGCTGAGCGACCCCGACGTCGGGATCGTCTCGCTCGGCGGCCGCGCCGGGACGGGCAAGTCGGCCGTGGCCCTCTGCGCGGGCCTCGAGGCGGTGCTCGAGCGCCAGCAGCACCGCAAGATCATCGTGTTCCGCCCCGTCTATGCCGTCGGTGGGCAGGACCTCGGCTACCTGCCCGGGGGCGGCGACGAGAAGATGGCCCCCTGGGCGCAGGCGGTGTTCGACACCCTCGGCGCGATGGTCTCGACGAACGTCGTCGAGGAGGTCATCGAGCGCGGCATGCTCGAGGTGCTCCCGCTGACCCACATCCGCGGACGCTCGCTGCACGACGCGTTCGTGATCGTGGACGAGGCCCAGTCCCTGGAGCGCAACGTCCTGCTGACCGTGCTCTCGCGGCTCGGCACCAACTCGCGGGTCGTGCTCACCCACGACGTCGCCCAGCGCGACAACCTGCGCGTCGGTCGCCACGACGGCATCGCCGCGGTGATCGAGAAGCTCAAGGGCCACCCGCTGTTCGCCCACGTCACGCTCACCCGCTCCGAGCGCTCGCCGATCGCGGCGCTCGTGACGGAGATGCTGGAGGGTGAGGCGGGCGGCGCGTAGCCCGTGTCGGGCGGAGGGCCCCGTCGGTCGGACACGTCGACCGACGGGGCCCTTCGTTCACGACGGCGGGTCGCGCCTCACCAGCCGGTCGGCAGGGGGCGACCCTCCGCGAAGCCGGACGCCGACTGGATGCCGAGCACCGCGCGCTCGTGGAACTCCTCGAGCGTCGACGCGCCGGTGTAGGTGCAGGCCGACCGGACACCGGCGCAGATCGAGTCGAGCAGGTCCTCGACGCCGGGGCGTGCCGGGTCGAGCCGCATCCGCGAGGACGAGATGCCCTCCTCGAACAGCCCCTTGCGGGCCCGGTCGAACGCCGAGTCGGTGCGGGTCCGGGCGGACACGGCGCGCTTCGACGCCATGCCGAACGACTCCTTGTACGGCGCGCCGTGCTCGTCGCGCTGCAGGTCGCCGGGGGACTCGTAGGTGCCGGCGAACCAGGAGCCGACCATCACCGCGGAGGCGCCCGCCGCGAGGGCCAGCGCCACGTCGCGGGGATGGCGCACCCCGCCGTCGGCCCAGATGTGCTTCCCGCGGGCCCGGGCGGCCGCGGCGCACTCGGCGACGGCGGAGAACTGCGGGCGCCCGACCCCGGTCGCCATCCGGGTGGTGCACATGGCGCCGGGGCCGACCCCGACCTTGACCACGTCCGCGCCCGCCTCGATGAGGTCGACGGTGCCGGCGGCGGTCACGACGTTGCCCGCCACGACGACGGCGTCCGGCGCCGCCGCGCGGACGGTGCGCAGCGCGGAGATCGTCTTCTCCTGGTGGCCGTGCGCGGTGTCGACCACGAGGACGTCGACGCCGGCGGCGACGAGTTCCTTGGTGCGGGTGGCGACGTCGCCGTTCACGCCCAGCGCCGCCGCCACCCGCAGGCGGCCGTCGGCGTCGAGGGCGGGCGCGTAGACCTCCGCGCGCAGGGCGCCGGTACGCGTCAGCACGCCGGCGAGGCGCCCGTCGGCCTCGATGCCGAGCGCGAGGTCACCGGCGCCGGGGGCGGACAGCGCGTCGAACACCGCGCGCGGCTCGGTGCCCACCGGCACCGTCACGGCCGGCACGAGGACGTCGGCGAGCCGGGTGAAGCGGTCGACGCCGGCGCAGTCGGCCTCGCGCACGACGCCGAGCGGTCGCCCGCCCTCGTCGGCGACCACCACCGCGCCGTGGGCCCGCTTGCTCACCAGGTTCAGCGCGTCCGCGACCGCCTCGCCCGGGTTCAGGACGACGGGGGTGTCCCAGACGGTGTGCCGCGACTTCACCCCGGCGACGGTGTCGGCGACGGCGGCCGGGTCGACGTCCTGCGGGATGACGGCCATCCCGCCGCGGCGCGCGAGCGTCTCGGCCATCCGGCGCCCGGAGACCGCCGTCATGTTCGCCGCGACGATCGGGATCGTGGCCCCGCTCGGGTCGGCCACCGCGAGGTCGACGTCGAACCGGGACGCCACGTCGGACCGCTCGGGGACGAGGAAGACGTCGTCGTAGGTCAGGTCGTGGGCCGGGGTATGGCCGTCGATGAACCGCACGTGCGCACAGGTTACCCGGCGCGCGGGGGAGTCAGCGACGAGCTGCGTCGACCCGCTCCTCGGCCTCCGCGACGAGCACGTCCAGGTCGACCCCCACGAGCCGCTCGCCGAGGTGGGCCTCGACGAGCGCCTCCACCTCCGCGGCGACGGCCGGATCGACGATGCGGACGGCACGCGGCATCTCGTCGGCCCCGGGGGCCAGCGAGATCGCGACGAGTGAGGTGGGCTCGTAGCTCGCCAGGCGGATCTCCATACGTCCGAGTGTGCCCCGACGACGGTCACGATCACAGGTCGTGCCGGTCACGCTCGGACGAGGGACTCCGTGCGCTCCACGAAGGCGGTCACCGGCGGCAGGGCGAGCATGGCCCGCTGGGCGGCCCGGGCGCGGTCGCGCACCGACCCGTCGTCGAGGACCGCCGTCAGGTCGGCGGCGAGCGAGGAGCCGTCCGTCCGCCGCCCGAGGCCGAGGGCGGCGATCCGGCCCGCGCTCGCGAACTGGTCCCCGAACTGCGGGAACGCCACCATCGGCACCCCGTGCCGGACCGCCTCGCGCACCGTGTTGTAGCCGCCGTGGGTGACCATCGCGTCGGCGACCTGCAGCAGCAGCGGCTGCGGGACCCACCGCTCCAGGTGGACGTGCGGGGCGGGCTCGACCTCGCAGGCCAGGCCGCCGGTGGCCACCACCACCTCCGCGTCCACCTCGTTCGCCGCCGCCACGAGCGCCCGCAGCCCGGCCGCCGGATCGACGGGCGGACCGCCCGGCGCCGACCGTCCGGAGCTCGCCATCATCGGCAGGGCCGTCCCGAGCGAGGCGACCACGAGGCGTCGCCCGGCCGGGAGCGCCGCGACCCACTCCGACAGCCGCCGCCCGTCGCGGTCCACCTCGTCGTCCTGTCGGTAGGCGAAGGCGTCCGGCAGCCACGACGGTGCGAAGGAGAACGCCGCGGGCATGCAGTCGAGCCGACCGTACGGCGCGAGGGCGTGCGCGTCGGCCGGGGCCGGCAGCCCGAGCTCGGTGCGGCACGCCGTCAGCAGCGGACCGACGTGCAGCGGGTCGAGGACGTGGGCGGCCCCGGACGGCGCCGGCAGGTGCGGCACGCCCAGCTCCTCGGCCCGCAGCATCCCGGCGAACTCCCCGCCGTCGCGCAGCACCAGGTCGACCGGGCCGAGCTCGCGCAGCGCCCGGACCTCGTCGACGAGGTGCTCGCCGGCGAACACGCGGGCCACGACGGCCGCCGGGTCGGGGTCGTCCCCCAGGGCCTCGATGCGCGGGACGAACCGGGCCGCCGCCTCGGACATCGGGACCAGCACCGGCGCCACCGTCACCGGGGCGCCGTCGAACGCGGACGCCAGGTCCGGGGGACAGGCCACCACCACGTCGTGCCCGGCCGCGCCGACCGCACGGGCGAACGGCAGGACGGCCCGGGCGTGCGAGGGCGACGCGGTGACGGTGGTGAGCATGCGCACGGATCGGGGATGCCCCGTCGTCGGGACGATCAGCGGCGCAGCGCCCGAAGTGTGTCGAGGGTGTCGGTCTCGGCGAGCGGCTTGTCGTCGCGGTAGCGGACCACCCGGGCGAAGCGCAGCGCGACACCACCGGGGTAGCGGGTGGACGTCTGCACCCCGTCGAGCTCGATCTCCACGACGATCTCCGGCCGCAGGTACACGGTGGACGCGTCGCGCGACGTCTCGTACTGCGGAAACGTCTCGGTCTGCCAGCGCAGGGTCTCGTCGGTCATCCCCTTGAAGGTCTTGCCGACCATCACGAACCCGTCGTCGGTACGGGCGCCGAGGTGGATGTTCGACAGCCACCCCCGCCGCCGTCCGGACCCCCACTCGCACGCCAGGACCACGAGGTCGAAGGTGTGCGACGGCTTGATCTTCTGCCAGGCCTTCCCGCGTCGGCCTGCGGTGTAGGTCGAGTCGAGGGCCTTGACCATCGAGCCCTCCTGGCCCGCCGCCAGCGCCTCGCGGATCGCCTCGGCGGCCCGCTCCGGCGTCGGGCGGAGCACCGACGGGATCACCCGGTCCCCGACGATCTCCGCGAGTTCCCGACGACGGGTCTCCAGGGGTTCGTCGACCAGGTCCCGGCCGTCACGGTGCAGGCAGTCGAAGTACCAGGGCTGCATCGCCCCGTTGCCCAGGCCCTTCATCGACTCCTGGAACGCCCGCGGCCGCCCGTCCTCCGCGACCGCGAGCGTCTCGCCGTCCAGCACGACGGTGTCCACGGGCAGTTCGCGGGTGAGCGCGACGATCTCCGGGACGGCGTCGGTGATCTCGTGCAGCGTGCGCGACCAGACCCGCACCTCGTCGCCGCGGCGGTGGACCTGGATGCGGGCGCCGTCGAGCTTGTGCTCGACGACGATCTCGCTGCCCAGGTCGGCCAGGGTGTCCTCGAGGGAGTCGCCGGGGGAGGCGAGCATCGGACGGACCGGCCGCATCACCTCGAGCCCGACCGCCTCCAGGGCGGCCACCGGGTCCTCGCTGCCCAGCGCCGTCCACGCGGTCTCGGGCAGCTGCCCGGAGAGCATGAACGCCCGGCGCACCACGTCGGCGGGCACCTCCGCAGCGGCGGCCACGGCCTCGACCATGAGCCCCTCGAGCGCGCCCTGACGCAGTTCGCCGCCGAGCAGCCGGACGAGGAAGCGGCCCTCGTCGGCGGTGGCGGCGCCGAGCAGCGCCGACAGCTCCGCCGACCGCCGGGCGCCCACCCCGGTCCCCGACCCGGCGAGCGCCGCCAGGCGGTCCAGCGCCGCCTCGACGTCGGGAACGGACAGCGACGGCTCGTCGGCCGGGGAGACCTCGACCCCGGACAGCGTCCGCCAGCCGATCCCGGTGCGGCCCTGCCGCATGAACCCGGCGAGCCACGCCGTCACCGGCGCCACCTCGCCGGGCGCCGCGTCGGCCAGGACCGCCGCGAGCGCGGCGGTCTTGGCCTTGCGGGACCGGGTCGCCCCGACCTCGGCGGAGGTCGCGACGACCCGGGCGAACAACACGGTCAGCTGTCCACCCGCGTCATGGCGAGCACGTCGAGCGCGGTGTCGAGCTGCTCCTGGGTGAGCTTGCCGTCGCGGACGTAGCCGTCGGCCTCGATGACCTCGCGGATCGTCCTGCGCTCCTTCATCGCCTTCTTCGCGATCTTCGCCGCCTCCTCGTAGCCGATGAGGCGGTTGAGCGGCGTGACGATCGCCGAGGACGACTCGGCGTAGCGGCGGCAGGCCTCCTCGTCGGCCTCGGTGCCCTCGAGGACGCGGTCGGCGAGCAGGCGGGCGGCGTTCGCGAGCAGGCGGGCCGACTCGAGGATGTTGCGCGCCATCACCGGCATCATGACGTTGAGCTCGAGGTTGCCCTGGGTGCCGGAGAAGGCGACCGTCGCGTCGTTCCCGATGACCTGGGCGCAGACCATCATCGTGGCCTCGCAGATCACCGGGTTGACCTTGCCCGGCATGATCGAGCTGCCCGGCTGCAGGTCGGGGATGCGGATCTCGGCGAGCCCGGTCGACGGGCCCGAGGACATCCAGCGGATGTCGTTGGCGATCTTGTACAGGCTCACCGCGACGGTGCGCAGCGCGCCGGAGACCTCGACGAGGCCGTCGCGGGCGCCCTGGGCCTCGATGTGGTCGCGGGCCTCGGTGAGCTCGGGAATCCCGGTGGACTGGCGCAGCTGCTCGACGACCTTGCCGCCGAAGCCCTCCGGGGTGTTGATCCCGGTGCCGACCGCGGTGCCGCCGATCGGCAGCTCGCCGAGGCGGGGGAGGGTCGCGCGGAGCCGCTCGCCGCCGTGGGTGCACTGCGTGGCCCAGCCGCCGGCCTCCTGGCCGAGCGTGATCGGCACGGCGTCCATGAGGTGCGTACGGCCGGACTTGACCACGTGCTTCCAGTCCTGCGCCTTGCGGTTGAGCACCGAGGCGAGGTGGTCGAGGCCCGGGATGGTGTCGCGGACGACGGCCTCGGTGGCCGCGAGGTGGATCGTCGTCGGGAAGACGTCGTTCGAGCTCTGCGAGGCGTTGACGTGGTCGTTCGGGTGGACCTTCTCGCCGCTCGCCCGCGAGGCGAGGGTGGCGATGACCTCGTTGGCGTTCATGTTCGAGCTGGTGCCCGAGCCGGTCTGGAACACGTCGATGGGGAACTCGCCGTCGTGCGCGCCCGAGGCGACCTCGTCGGCGGCGGCCGCGACGGCGTCCGCGATCCCGGCGTCGAGCACCCCCAGGTCCTTGTTCACCCGGGCGCACGCGCCCTTGACCAGGCCGAGGGCGCGGATCTGGGCCGGCTCGATCGGGCGGCCGGAGATCGGGAAGTTCTCCACCGCGCGCTGCGTCTGCGCCGCGTAGAGCGCCTGGGCCGGTACCTGGACCTCGCCCATGGTGTCGTGCTCGGTCCGGTACTCCTGCGCGCCGTTGCTGCTCATGGTCGTCATTGTGCCGCTCACTGCCAGGGGGACTCCTGCACGCCCTCGTCGTCGTCCCCGAGCTCGAAGCTGGAGTACTCCCGCAGCTTCGAGAGGCGGTGGTAGCC contains:
- the trhA gene encoding PAQR family membrane homeostasis protein TrhA → MTIVDSHRTTPVKPRLRGWLHLWSFAVGIAAGATLIALAGATVSGEAAAAVAVYSATVLGVFGVSALYHRRSWTSVRARTTMKRLDHAMIFVFIAGTYTPFAVLALPETTGLIVLAVVWVGALAGAALKLLRPHTSRWIGVPIYLALGWVAVFVLPDLLARGGVAAFVLLVVGGAFYTLGAVGFALRRPRGWPNTFGYHEFFHAATVVAAICHHIAIWLILYA
- a CDS encoding isoprenyl transferase, with the translated sequence MSVRDNIREVAYSLYERRLRRKVAASHPPRHVGVILDGNRRWAKEVGLTDPSDGHRVGARKIVDMLDWADEAGVEVVTLFMLSTDNVGRPPAELEALLEIIATAVEGLAAPDRDWRLRIVGSLDLVPAPTAARLTAAADSTQGRTGLQVNAAVGYGGRQEIADAVRKLLLRHAEAGTSIEELAEVLDVDHIAENLYTTGQPDPDLVIRTSGEQRLSGFLMWQSVYSEFYFTEAFWPQFRRIDFLRALRDYSERNRRYGG
- a CDS encoding DUF885 domain-containing protein: MDGTDDDGLDGVARAYVRLGLRLGRVVPGLVDAHLGDAAEAERAEAGPPPDPVALGREAVALRHRLAGRSGRRVEYLDAQLAACEVVAQRAAGGEAEFSAEVRGCLGVTIAPGDQDHYRAAHDDLAALLGVPLRRLPAAMAAFRDADRVPAAVLREATAAVLAGLREATADAVGLPAGERVDLEVVAGAPWAGFTRRTGPRRSVMQVAVDAGHRWSHLALLAAHEAYPGHHTEAARTEGTRLPERTLLLARTPQSLVAEGAAELGLEAVVGPDWGRWSAERLAHVAGAPGPDRAALGQALETASEPLASVRQDAALLLHGSSAPDREHRARAHLRRWLLVDDDRAGRMLGFLLHPRWRVHTTTYVEGARLVRPWLAARPPGTSAGTRFARLLDESWTPAMLRREIEVAARGERYPRHVDDTPMSPSV
- a CDS encoding PhoH family protein — protein: MSAEHVAQPPSVTPITYVLDTSVLLSDPWAPTRFAEHEVVVPLVVITELEGKRHHPELGWFAREALRLLDDLRIRHGRLDQPIAVTPEGGSLRIELNHTDPSVLPAGFRTGENDARILACAANLAKEGARVTLVTKDMPLRVKAAAVGLPADEYHAQDVVTSGWTGMAEVTADPREIADLFAEGLTDVEAARDLPCHTGLRLLAGGSSALGRVTPDKQVRLVRGDRDVFGLHGRSAEQRIAIDLLSDPDVGIVSLGGRAGTGKSAVALCAGLEAVLERQQHRKIIVFRPVYAVGGQDLGYLPGGGDEKMAPWAQAVFDTLGAMVSTNVVEEVIERGMLEVLPLTHIRGRSLHDAFVIVDEAQSLERNVLLTVLSRLGTNSRVVLTHDVAQRDNLRVGRHDGIAAVIEKLKGHPLFAHVTLTRSERSPIAALVTEMLEGEAGGA
- a CDS encoding GuaB1 family IMP dehydrogenase-related protein, which gives rise to MRFIDGHTPAHDLTYDDVFLVPERSDVASRFDVDLAVADPSGATIPIVAANMTAVSGRRMAETLARRGGMAVIPQDVDPAAVADTVAGVKSRHTVWDTPVVLNPGEAVADALNLVSKRAHGAVVVADEGGRPLGVVREADCAGVDRFTRLADVLVPAVTVPVGTEPRAVFDALSAPGAGDLALGIEADGRLAGVLTRTGALRAEVYAPALDADGRLRVAAALGVNGDVATRTKELVAAGVDVLVVDTAHGHQEKTISALRTVRAAAPDAVVVAGNVVTAAGTVDLIEAGADVVKVGVGPGAMCTTRMATGVGRPQFSAVAECAAAARARGKHIWADGGVRHPRDVALALAAGASAVMVGSWFAGTYESPGDLQRDEHGAPYKESFGMASKRAVSARTRTDSAFDRARKGLFEEGISSSRMRLDPARPGVEDLLDSICAGVRSACTYTGASTLEEFHERAVLGIQSASGFAEGRPLPTGW
- a CDS encoding glycosyltransferase gives rise to the protein MLTTVTASPSHARAVLPFARAVGAAGHDVVVACPPDLASAFDGAPVTVAPVLVPMSEAAARFVPRIEALGDDPDPAAVVARVFAGEHLVDEVRALRELGPVDLVLRDGGEFAGMLRAEELGVPHLPAPSGAAHVLDPLHVGPLLTACRTELGLPAPADAHALAPYGRLDCMPAAFSFAPSWLPDAFAYRQDDEVDRDGRRLSEWVAALPAGRRLVVASLGTALPMMASSGRSAPGGPPVDPAAGLRALVAAANEVDAEVVVATGGLACEVEPAPHVHLERWVPQPLLLQVADAMVTHGGYNTVREAVRHGVPMVAFPQFGDQFASAGRIAALGLGRRTDGSSLAADLTAVLDDGSVRDRARAAQRAMLALPPVTAFVERTESLVRA
- a CDS encoding ATP-dependent DNA ligase yields the protein MLFARVVATSAEVGATRSRKAKTAALAAVLADAAPGEVAPVTAWLAGFMRQGRTGIGWRTLSGVEVSPADEPSLSVPDVEAALDRLAALAGSGTGVGARRSAELSALLGAATADEGRFLVRLLGGELRQGALEGLMVEAVAAAAEVPADVVRRAFMLSGQLPETAWTALGSEDPVAALEAVGLEVMRPVRPMLASPGDSLEDTLADLGSEIVVEHKLDGARIQVHRRGDEVRVWSRTLHEITDAVPEIVALTRELPVDTVVLDGETLAVAEDGRPRAFQESMKGLGNGAMQPWYFDCLHRDGRDLVDEPLETRRRELAEIVGDRVIPSVLRPTPERAAEAIREALAAGQEGSMVKALDSTYTAGRRGKAWQKIKPSHTFDLVVLACEWGSGRRRGWLSNIHLGARTDDGFVMVGKTFKGMTDETLRWQTETFPQYETSRDASTVYLRPEIVVEIELDGVQTSTRYPGGVALRFARVVRYRDDKPLAETDTLDTLRALRR